In one window of Brenneria goodwinii DNA:
- a CDS encoding inorganic triphosphatase has product MSEEIELKFIVRPDNVDSLRKQLSVWQSEYSHAEHMHAQRLSNIYYETADHFLRQQGIGLRIRGENERYEMTVKTAGKVIGGLHQHPEYNVPLEKAALDLGLLPADIWPENCDPAELQQSLKPLFSTDFTREKWVVTYHQSVIEVALDRGEIRAGELSEPLNELEMELKLGQTSDLFELAAEIAEFGGLRQGSLSKAARGYHLAKGNPPRECRPAGILVLEPKTNIDQAIGAALEYALGYWQYHEELWVRGNIEARHALPQAGALMREMLVLVGGVIPRKVTTLFRAALTSLEDKVQGPGDAESLCYGVEYLQSKLVLTSWLVEAGWRSHLDNKERIKLLGSYKRFADIMLGRSAAELKHTFGGPLSDVQYVQQLPRLQRNICALQLLSGAYPAEQAEAYIERWRALIEAVEQLSDDQSPSPYLETCRKQALAQSPFWLHSAGN; this is encoded by the coding sequence ATGAGTGAAGAGATTGAACTGAAATTTATTGTTCGCCCCGACAACGTTGATTCGCTGCGCAAGCAGCTATCCGTCTGGCAGAGTGAGTACAGTCATGCTGAACATATGCATGCCCAGCGGCTGTCGAATATCTATTATGAGACGGCAGACCACTTCCTGCGCCAACAGGGTATCGGTCTGCGCATTCGCGGTGAGAACGAACGTTATGAAATGACGGTGAAAACCGCCGGTAAAGTGATTGGCGGGCTGCATCAGCATCCTGAATATAATGTGCCGCTGGAAAAAGCGGCGTTGGATCTTGGTCTGCTTCCGGCGGATATCTGGCCTGAAAATTGCGATCCCGCGGAGCTTCAACAATCCCTTAAGCCGCTGTTCAGCACCGACTTTACCCGGGAGAAGTGGGTAGTCACTTATCATCAAAGCGTGATTGAAGTTGCCCTTGACCGTGGCGAGATTCGCGCGGGCGAGCTTAGTGAACCGCTGAACGAACTTGAAATGGAGCTCAAGCTGGGGCAGACCTCGGATCTGTTTGAACTGGCGGCGGAAATCGCCGAGTTCGGCGGCCTGCGTCAAGGGAGTCTCAGTAAAGCCGCCCGTGGGTATCATCTGGCGAAAGGCAATCCGCCGCGCGAGTGCCGCCCGGCCGGTATCCTTGTTCTGGAGCCGAAAACCAATATCGATCAGGCGATCGGCGCGGCATTGGAGTACGCGCTGGGCTATTGGCAGTATCATGAAGAGCTGTGGGTACGCGGCAACATTGAGGCCCGTCACGCATTGCCGCAGGCCGGCGCGCTGATGCGCGAAATGCTGGTACTGGTCGGCGGCGTGATCCCCCGTAAGGTAACGACCCTTTTTCGGGCCGCGCTCACCAGCCTGGAGGATAAAGTGCAGGGACCCGGAGATGCGGAGTCGCTATGCTACGGCGTGGAATACTTACAAAGTAAGTTGGTGCTTACCTCATGGCTGGTGGAGGCCGGCTGGCGCAGCCATCTGGATAATAAAGAGCGTATCAAGTTACTGGGCTCCTACAAACGCTTTGCCGATATCATGTTGGGACGCAGCGCCGCCGAGCTGAAACACACCTTCGGCGGCCCCCTGAGCGACGTTCAATATGTCCAGCAGTTGCCTCGTTTACAGCGCAATATTTGTGCTCTTCAACTGTTATCCGGCGCGTATCCGGCTGAACAGGCGGAGGCATATATCGAGCGCTGGCGCGCGCTAATCGAGGCGGTTGAACAACTGTCAGACGATCAATCGCCGTCGCCGTATCTGGAAACCTGCCGCAAACAAGCATTGGCTCAGTCACCATTCTGGTTACACAGCGCCGGGAATTAA